From a single Macrobrachium rosenbergii isolate ZJJX-2024 chromosome 7, ASM4041242v1, whole genome shotgun sequence genomic region:
- the LOC136840056 gene encoding high mobility group-T protein-like: MPRGRPRGSGGGGMAVDKPRGRMTAYAYFVQTCRSEHKKLHPEENVQFQEFSRQCSERWKTMSDVEKKKFHELAEKDKERFESEMSAYPGGGGGRRGRRGRKAPKDPNKPKRALSAFFFYANDERPRVRAANPDFSVGEVAKELGRQWNELTEGEKLKYEKQAEEDRARYDREMQIYKSGGSPAKKMKASNGHPVPEDNDLDDDEGPEDDDDDDDLDNGSGDE, from the coding sequence ATGCCCCGTGGTAGGCCCAGAGGAAGCGGAGGCGGCGGCATGGCTGTTGACAAGCCACGTGGCCGCATGACCGCTTATGCGTACTTCGTGCAGACTTGCCGCTCCGAACACAAGAAACTCCACCCGGAGGAGAACGTCCAGTTCCAAGAGTTCTCCCGCCAGTGCTCCGAAAGATGGAAGACCATGTCCGACGTCGAGAAGAAGAAGTTCCACGAACTCGCTGAGAAGGACAAGGAGCGCTTCGAGTCTGAAATGAGCGCCTACCCGGGAGGCGGGGGAGGACGGCGTGGACGCCGGGGGCGTAAGGCGCCCAAGGACCCCAACAAACCCAAACGTGCTCTCTCGGCCTTCTTCTTCTACGCCAACGACGAACGACCCAGGGTACGAGCCGCCAACCCGGACTTCTCCGTAGGGGAAGTGGCCAAGGAACTCGGCCGCCAGTGGAACGAATTGACCGAGGGCGAGAAGCTGAAGTACGAGAAGCAGGCCGAGGAGGACCGTGCCCGCTACGACAGAGAAATGCAGATCTATAAGTCAGGAGGTTCGCCGGCGAAGAAGATGAAGGCTAGCAATGGACACCCTGTACCTGAAGATAACGACCTCGACGACGACGAAGGCCCAGAAgacgatgacgacgacgatgattTGGATAATGGCTCAGGCGACGAGTGA
- the LOC136839944 gene encoding uncharacterized protein, whose product MGSKEINLVDLMGSKKINLGDLMGSKKINLGDLMGSKKINLDDLMGSKKINLGDLMGRKKINLGDLMGMKKINLGDLMGRKKINLGDLMGRKKIKLGDLMGRKKINLGDLMGSKKINLGNLMGSKKINSGDLMGSKKINLGDLMGSKKINLGDLMGSKKINLGDLMGSKKINLDELMGSKKYKLE is encoded by the coding sequence ATGGGGAGTAAGGAGATAAATTTGGTTGACCTGATGGGGAGTAAGAAGATAAATTTGGGTGACCTGATGGGGAGTAAGAAGATAAATTTGGGTGACCTGATGGGGAGTAAGAAGATAAATTTGGATGACCTGATGGggagtaagaaaataaatttgggTGACCTGATGGGGAGGAAGAAGATAAATTTGGGTGACCTGATGGGGATGAAGAAGATAAATTTGGGTGACCTGATGGGGAGGAAGAAGATAAATTTGGGTGACCTGATGGGGAGGAAGAAGATAAAGCTGGGTGACCTGATGgggaggaaaaagataaatttgggTGACCTGATGGGGAGTAAGAAGATAAATTTGGGTAACCTGATGGggagtaagaaaataaattcggGTGACCTGATGGGGAGTAAGAAGATAAATTTGGGTGACCTGATGGGGAGTAAGAAGATAAATTTGGGTGACCTGATGGGGAGTAAGAAGATCAATTTGGGTGACCTGATGGGGAGTAAGAAGATAAATTTGGATGAGCTGATGGGgagtaagaaatataaattggAGTGA